The Peromyscus maniculatus bairdii isolate BWxNUB_F1_BW_parent chromosome 3, HU_Pman_BW_mat_3.1, whole genome shotgun sequence genome segment cacatGACCAGAGAAGCCGGGCTCCTTCTCTGGAGGCTCACCGGTCCTCACTGGCGGAGATGTCCCTCCAaggctgttcttggcctgaacccacctctacctcttcctgaCACTACCTTGGCCTGTTGGCTTTGCTTCGAGTCCTCTGCTGGGACTGGAGGTGCCATTGACCTTAGGTGCTCCAAACATTTCTTCTTCGGGGAAAGGAACCACACTTTCATGATTGGGAAGTTCTTATCCTAACTAATCCTTCCTGTCACTCTGGAAGCCTCTGCACTCTGTGTGGGGGTGCACCCCTGCCTGAGAGATTGCCTGATGTGCTGTGTGTGGCTTCTTGGGTCAATCTCTGGCTGAGGCCCAGGCTTCCTGACCcgtgcagctgcagctgcagctgctgcagtaGCACTTGGAGTAACAGCAGCTGCCAGGTTGCACCTCCTTCCAAAAGAGCCGTGGAGGCTGCAGGGCCTTGAAGACAGCTGTGAGTCTAGACAGTTACGGGTGGCCAGCGCTCCTGTCCTGAATGTGATCCGATTGGTCCTTTGCTCCTGCGTCTGCGACACGTCTGGATGACATCCTCTCCCTTTGCATGAAGTGGCTCgtagcagggggtggggtgggaaggaagaaagcatgAAGGCTGAGGGGAACCCAAGTTGGGAGAGATCAAAGAGCAAGGTCTGAACTGAAGCTGAGATGACTTCTTTCTGGCTTTGCTGTCTCCACGCTGAAGTTCTTTACGTACAGGGAAACTTTAGCTGCGGGGAGCTTTGCCACGGTTATTAAACCCGCCGTCTAGAACGCCCTGCTTGCCCACGGGCTTTGGAACTCCTGGCAGATCCCCAGCTCCTGGTTAGCTGGTCTTCTCGAGTCAGATGACTAGCCTCTGGCCGACTCTAGTCCACGACCCACTTGTCTTTGCTCATCCCTACACCTTCTCGCCTGCCTTCCCTCTCCATGTGTCCTTGCCAGCCCGAGCTGCAGTGTAAGTTTAGCTGTGGGAGGCATGGGCTGCCAGGGCAGGCTGCTGAGCAAGATTTGAAACAAATATCTAGAATTCGTGACTGAGTGTGTGGCTCAGGGCATGTGTGAGGTTCTTGGCTTCATCCGCAGCTGCCGCCCCTCTCCccgctccctccccctcccccagggacatgcccacacatgcatgcccGTGATCATGCACCGAGCCCTTCCTTTTGTTCCCGCCCACTCCCAGGAATGGTGCTTGCAAGAACATCATCCACCTGTGTCCCCGtctgattttgtgtatgtgtgcctacaGGTGTGGGTTCACATCccggtgtgtctgtgtgcatgaaggtcagaggtcaacttcaggtgttTTCCTCAGATACCattcaccttgtgttttgagacaggctctctcactgggaCCGGGGCTCACTGACTCAGCTAGGCTAGACTGCCCAGAGAGTTAAGGGGCTCTGCTTGCGTCCTCTCCATCACTGGGGTTACAAGCCCATTCgactgtgcctggctttgtgtGGGTGACGGGGCTTGATCTCAGCTCCTcctgcttgcacagcaggcactttCCTGAAGCATCTCCAGGGCAGCCCTCCCGACAACttggttccccccacccccacagcactTTGTGTTAGTGCAATGAAATCCAGAAAGGGTTGCAAATCCTGATGGCTCACCTCTGAAGCGTCCACAGATGGGCACACCGTGACACCCGCACCCAGATATAGAAATGCCAAATGACCTTTAGGACTGTCTGCTGGAAGACAGACAGGCTACAGCTGAAGCGGCCTGCTAGCTCTGGGTGAAGATATTCCCTGGTGGGGCAGGGGTTATCTCTGAGGTTCTGTGTGAGACCCCGAGTTCCACCTCTCGCCCTGCAAACAATACCAACAGCTAAACATTTCCCTGACAGCTTGCCTGTGATTAGCATTGGGAGCTGCTTCAGAGAGCTGACCGGAGTAAAATACAGTCAGTGAGGAGGGGGCTGAGACCTAGTTGCCCAGGGTTCTGGAAACAAACGAAAATCCTGGACTGCACAGTGGACACAGTTTGAAGGAGAATGTTCCTCAGGGGGGATGGGAACTGTGCGGGGAGGGCCGTCAATCTGCTGCCTCTATGGCCCCACCCTGACGGCATTTCCACCTTCTGATTCTTCTCCCAGGTGCTCCTGGCTCTGCTGGTGGGGATATACCCCTCAGGGGTCACTGGACTGGTCCCTTCCcttggggagagggagaagagggacagTTCGTGTCCCCATGGAAAGTATGCCCACCCTCTGAACAATTCCATCTGTTGTTACAAGTGCCACAAAGGTAAGGGGGTGGGAGcagtcttcctctgcttccttctcacGTTCCGGAACCTCGGTCGCTGGGAGTCCCTTCCTTGGCTGCCTCCCCTGGGCTTGGGTTTTGTCCCTCAGCTCTCCACTGCAGCCTAATCCTGACCCCACTCACAGGAACCTACTTGGTGAGTGACTGTCCAGAGTCAGGGAAAGAACCGGTCTGCAAGAAGTGTGACAATGGCACCTTTACTGCTTCCGAGAACCACATCAGACAGTGCCTCAGCTGCAAGACATGTCGGGAAGGCAAGCCTTGGGAGTGGGCAAGGGCTCAAGAGGGAGCACGTCTGAGAAGGCTTGGGAACACGCTTGTGTGCACATGGATGTTTGCAAGGGGTTAGGAGTTGAATCTGCTCGTGGATATGGTGGGAGCATGCGTGCGCACgccagccagggtctgtgtgcaCAGGAGGAGTGTTTATGTTACAGAGATCGAGGCACATGCGTGCACACgccagccagggtctgtgtgcaCAGGCGTGTTTTATGTTACAGAGATCGAGgcatgtgcgtgcacatgccagccagggtctgtgtgcaCAGGCGTGTTTATGTTACAGAGAAGATCGAGGCACACATGGTGAAGAGGGGGAGTCAGGATCTGTGTGGGAAAAGGGATGAGAGACTCCTGaccatttcctttcctctgcaGAAATGTTCCAGGTGGAGATTTCTCCTTGCAGAGCAGACAAGGACACGGTGTGTGGCTGTAGGAAGAACCAATTCCAGTACTACTTGGGTGAAAAACTCTTCCAGTGCAATAACTGCAGCTCCTGCTTCAACGGCACCGTGACTATCCCCTGTGAGTACCACTCACCCAAGTCCagaccctctccctccctcctcaggagTATCCTGCCTTTCAGGCAGAGGTTTCCACTTCTGTCCCCCCTCCCCATGAGGCAGCATCTTTTCCTCGTTCTCTGGTCTGTGGGTCTGAGCTCCTATGTGTGCCTTcaccctgcccttcttcctccctctggtGCCCGGATTGCAGGCACACCTCCTCAgtccttctcccttttctcagGTAAGGAGAAGCAGGACACCGTGTGTAGCTGCCACTTAGGATTCTACCGACATGGAAATCAATGTGTCCCTTGCAGTCAGTGAGTATCTATCTGCCAAGCAGGTGGGGAGCTGGGATGGATGAGCAGCTGTAGCTGGATTAAAGGAGGCATCCTACAACTGGATGAGAGAAAGGCACTAACTACATCAAGACATCAGAtagtcctttctctttctccagtaCGTTAGGGGGTAGGCAAGGTGGCTTCGCGGGTGAAGCACTTGCAGCCAaagtctgacagcctgagttcaatccctggaacccctGCGAAAGGAGAGCACATCAGTTCCAGAGTCGCGCCCTCTGACGCCACACATGCGCCCTAGCGTGCACGCCTCGCCGGTGCTGCGCAGTTGGACGTGAGCACCACCATGCTCTTTCCTGCACTATTTGGTGTGTCTTACTATTGACGACACCTTGGGTTTGCATAGGGCACACCCCTGTGGTGATTCCTTCCCAGTCTCCTTGGCAGACTTCCTCATTCCTATGACTCCACTGTTCTTACACCTTTGCTTCCAGAGAAGTAACTCTGAGACTCTCATAGTTGAACTGAGCTGGGGTTAAGTCCCAGCCCACCCATTTCCTGGCTGTGCAACCTTGGCAAGTTAGTACATCTCCACACCTTACGTTTCTTAACCTTTAGAGtaaggaggtggggtgggtggaagtgtggttcagtggtagagaactgGCCTAGCATATTTGAGGCTCTGAGTTGGATCCCAGgatcaaaaaaccccaaaacaaaaagctAGACCAGCAACCTATGAAACTGTCTGAGCCAAAGctatttactttctatttttttccactCAGTTTCATCTCAAAAGAGCTCGTATACCCAATCCCATGTGTTTTCACCCTGACCTCGTGAGGTAGACAAAAAAGCCTTTCCCTATCTTCAGATTTCTGCTGAGAACTCACAATCTCACATTCCTCTGCTCCGTTCCCCAGTGTGGTTTTCTCAcactccccccctcctccccgtgACAGCTCTCAGTGGAGGGCTCTCGGGCTGCCCCAGAGACAGACGTTCTAAACCCACCCATGCCTGTGTGACCTGTCATCTCCAAAGTCAAGCGCTGTAAGCTGTGGTGTCATCAGAGATAAGACCTTCAGCTTCTTGTATGAGTCATCTTTCTGGGCCTGTGGCTTAATCAGCTTAGAGCTCAGGAAGGTCTATTTTATCACGGCTTCATTCATTCAGCTCACAAACCGTGTTCGGCATTGTGGCTCTTGAGCCTGGGCTGAGGCAGAGCATCGTGATGAGCACACTGTGGAGCAAAGCTGCTCATCTCGTAGCaactgagaggcaggaggatgtgggGTGGGGTCAGAGGCAAGACCCCAGCGACCTGACTTTTACTAGGCCCCACGTCCCAATACGCTGGAGACGGAGCCTTCAACACATGGACCTGGCGGGATGTTCCAGATCCAAAACGGAGGCCTCTCTGTGCTACAATTTCACCAGCAAACACAATGAGAGTTCACTGACAGATGCCACCTATCAAGCCCACACCATGCCAGGGATCAGTACTTGACCCTTAGTCCCAAGAGCTAAGAGGTGGCACCATCTCTTGAGACACTGGCTGTGAAAGTGAAACCGCTTGTTTGTGCCGTGGTACTAGTCGATGACTGGAATGGATTTTATATTCTGACCATAACTgcctcttaaaatttatttatttatttacttattttcgagacagggtttctctgtggtgttttggtgcctgtcctgtggatctcaccctgtagcccaggctggccttgaactctgtagccctggttggctctgcctcctgagtgctggaattaaaggcatgtgccatcactgcctggcttttttttttttttttttttttttttgtattttaaaaatattgattggTTGTGGAATCCAGGCTCTTGAATGATATTCAAGTGCTCTACAATGGAGACACAATAACCTCAGCCCTAtcaaccattttattttattatttacaaagttcttttgttttgtttttgattcagGGTTTCACTgggcagctctggctgtcctaagactcactatgtagaccaggctggccttgaactcacagagatctgcctgccttagcctcctgagtgctggaatgtgccaccatgcctggcacttaaaaatactttgtaaaaatattatttattttcattttatgtctatgagtgtctTGCcagcacgtatgtctgtgcaccatgtgaacgcctggtaccctcagaggccagaagagggcatcagatccactggaactcgagttacagatggttgtgagctgccatgcaggacTGACTACTTTAAACTTATCAACACAGCCTATTGCCGGTTCTCTCCCCAACCCCGCTGTCCTCTCTCGATTCTCGTTCTTGACGGGGTctcctgttgcccaggctgaccctgaccTTGCAATGTAGCTAAGAGTGACCTTGAACCGTCCTTCTTGCCCCTAccgcccaagtgctggggctacatGCATACCCTAGCACTCCTTTAACTTGGAAAATGAAATGGTTGTATGAGGAGCTCGTCCATTCTTCCGCATCAGTTCCCAAGGCAGGTTAAGTCCCACTGTACTAAGAGATAGCAAAAGCAATCTCAGGGCCAAGAGCTCCGGCAGCCTTTCTGCTCACCAGTATTGTCTCTTCGCTCAGATGCAAGAAAAATCACGAGTGTTTGAAGCTGTGCCCCCTATCTTCACTTAAACCTGACTCCAACACCCAGGACTCAGGTGAGGCGGAATGGCCTGGTGCGCATGCTCACGGGCTGGCGGGCTGGCCCCctagctcctccccctcccctccccagtctcTGCCGCTGCCTCTCCCTGAGCATCTTCCACTTTGTCTGCAGGTACCGCAGTGCTGCTGCCCCTGGTCATCTTCCTTGGGCTTTGCCTTTTATCCTTCATCTTCATCAGTTTACTCTGCCGCTATCCCCGCTGGAAGCCCAAGGTCTACTCCATCAGTGAGTGTGGGCTGTGCGGGTAAAGGTGTGGGTGGAGCTGCGGGAGCGAGCGGGGCGTGCAGGCAAGGGGCGCAGACACGAGGCGTGGCCCCTTTGCTCAAAGCTAACGGTcctggatggagggagggacgcCATACTATATCAGTAATTCTCTTGTCCCTGGGGCCACATCGACCCTGAGGCATGACACCACAAGTCCCCAAGGCCAGCGCGCCGGGGTTGAAAGGGAAGTGAAATTcatgatgctttctttctttttttctcagtttgtGGGGATTCGGCGCCTGTCAAAGAGGTGAGAGGGAAAAGTATTTCAACTTCCTGACTATTCCTTCCCAATTCCTGATACCCAAATTACTTGGACTGGGGGTGGTGGGCTCCCTtagttcccccacccccacaaagaaTAAAGAGCCGGAAGgggttctttttcttcccccactAATGCGATGCCTTCTCTCTTTCAGACGGAGGTCCAAGGAATTGTTACTAGGCCTCTCACTCTagcccctgccccagccttcAGCCCCACCCCCGGCTTCAGCCCCACCCCCGGCTTCAGCCCCACCCCCGGCTTCAGCCGGGTTTCCAATACCCCCATCGCCTCCAGCCCCACCTACGACCCTAGTAACTGGCTGAACTTCAGGGACTTGTCACCTGAAGGGACAAGGGAGGTGGTCTCAAACCAGGGTGCTGACCCTCTCCTCTACCCATCTGCCCGCTCCGGGCCAGTCCCCACCCCTGTTCAGAAGGGGAAAGACTGCGCCCACCCGCAGCGACCAGACAGTGAGTTTGGGTtcccggcggcggcgggggcaTCACTCCTGGAAGGAGTCCGGCAGGGCGGAGGCCGAGACGGCAGGGCTGCCGCTGGAAGCGCACGGTCCTTGTCCCCAGCTGCAGACCCCGTGACGCTTTACACGGTGGTGGACGAGGTGCCTCCGTCGCGCTGGAAGGAGTTCATGCGGTTCCTGGGGCTGAGAGATCACGAGATCGAGCGGCTGGAGCTGCAGAACGGGCGCTTCCGGCGCGAGACTCAGTACAGCATGCTGGAAGCCTGGCTGCAGCGCACGCCACGCCACGAGGCCACGCTGGACGTACTGGTCAGCGTGCTTCGCGACGACATGGACCTGGCTGGCTGCGCCGAGAACATCCTAGAGGCGCTGGGAAGCCCCGCCTCCTCGTCCGCGCCCCGCCTCCTGCGATGAGGCCCCACCCCCGCCTCAAGGGAGGGACGTAAAGGACAGTCCTGGCAAGATGCCCCGCTGCTGCCCTGTGGGCCTCTTCCTTGGATGAAAAGGAGGGAAGGGCCTTGAAGGGGCAGGCTTGAGCTGGCAGCCGCTTCCTTGGTGCTACCCAGTTGGTGTACATAGCTTTTCTCAGTTAGCGAGGACTGCCCCCGAGTCAGCCACTTGTTCATGGCAGCATATGTGCCATCTGTCTGCTCCCTGCAGGCTGGGGGTGCCAAACGTCAGAACATGTGATTGTAGAGGAAAGGGACGCTATATCTCATTCCCACTTGGGATGCACAGGGCCCAAGCAAGGCTTCTTGGGGCCTCCCTggttggtccctgggcctttctcACAGTAGGtaagcaataattttttttttatcaattatcTCACACTAATGGAAACTCGGCCTCCCTTTGCTCCCTGCCTGGACGAACAGAGCTGAACTGTCTAAGGTAGGGGCAAGCACAGAACAATGGGGTCTCCAGTTGGAGCCGTGGACGCTTGTAAATACACTAAAAGTCTAATAATGACCTCCGACCCTGGAAAGAGTGGTCTGTGGATAGGAGAGGCTGGGCAGAGCCCAGAACCTGGAAAGTGGCATGGGAAGTCCAGCCATGCTGCTAGCTCACAGACTGCAACACGACCCACGGGTGCCCTCCTGTCTTCCCCCCTCCGCCATGTTGACCAAGCATGGTTGACCAAACAGCCACGTTTCCTGGGCACTTTTATGTAGGGCTCAGGGATGAGTCTGTGAGACACAAATGTACAGTTCTCAGAGCAGGAGGCGGGTGCCTGGGTCAGGCATGGTTTGAAGTGGGTCCTTGAGGTAGAGTCCAGGGGGAGGGTGGTGACCAGCACTCTTGGGGGTACAGTTCCTCTAGGAGATGTGCCCAAGGGCTCCGCCACTCCTCACACTTCTCTGTAAAGGAAGGAGACAGCTCCATTAGGTCAAGGTCCAGCAACAGGAGTGGGGGGACAGTTACAGCTGAGTGCCCTCCCTCTTGTCGGTCCCCGCCCTCGCCGCCTTCCTTAGAATGGCCCCTCACGTCATACTGCCCTCTTGTCCCATGGTAGTACCCCTCCTGCACTTACGATGTGGACAGGGGGGTGTCCAGGTGTATGACGTGGctccctctcattctctgcaACTGGGCTCGAGTGAGCTGCCGAGGCTTGCCATCCCCAGGTTCCGAGGCTCCCTCGATCCTCTGGGTGGCCAGCTCCTCCCTTATCTCCCTGAGCATATCCTCGGCCCGCAGCGGGCCGGGGCGGAGTCCAGGGGAGAGAGGTCCCTCTTCTTCATCTGAGGACTCCCAGGGGCTTTCCTCAGCAGAGTCAGTATGGGTGGGAGAGTGGGGGAGCGGGCTGCGCCGTTGTGCCCTGTGTAGGGTTTCTACCACCACATCCCGTGTGGTCAAAGTCTCATCTTCCTCCTCGCACCAGGCTGGGGGGCCTCTCCTGGGTAGACTGCCTCCTCTCAGGATCCCATCCGGAAATTCTGGGGCACTTCGTCGCTGGGGAGCTTGGGGGTCAGGAGGCTGGGGCCGCAAAGGAACATCTCGGAGTTCCAGGGTGGAGAAGGTAAGACGAGGGTCCCTACGAAGAGCTTTGGACCGAAGCCTGTTCAGCGGGGAGTGAGAGTTCTTGGGGGAGCTTGTAATCAAGGTGCCATAGCCAGAGTCCGAGGTGTCATCGGGCATAGGGGGAGCATCTTCATCCGTGTCTTCAGTCACCACTAGGCGGGGGACGATGCTGAGCTCCAAAGTCCTGTGGTTAATAGCAGAAAGTCAGACCAAGATAATGAGGATCAAATTCAAGCCCAGGAAGTCTCCCCCATTACTCCACTCAGAAATGTCTCCTCCTCCAAACTTACTGTCCTGTCTCTTCACATGACACTGATTGTTTTCGCCACCGCCCTGGCTAGAATTGTGCTCTATAAAAGACCTTGGATACCCACTTCTTTTACACGGCACATACACTGAAATTGGTATTACACACAGAAGATTACAGTCCCTGTGCAAGATCACGCAATTTACGAAGtgttgcatattttaaaaagaaaaagtcaagacTTTGAGCTAAGTTGGGTGTGGTTGCTCAGGGGGAATGTCAtgaattcgaggtcagcccgAGCTatatgtcttaaaaacaaaaacaacaagagcTAGGGCTGCCTCTGAGCTATTCTATCCACAGCACCTGGTTCAGACCTCACATCAAGCAACTGGTCTCATATTTGCTGACTGGGTCCAGTGAGGCGGGGGGGTTCCTTTTCTCTGAAAGCATGTTGCTAAGCAGCTGTATCATCCTGAATGAACCTCTTAcgctctggggatttgaacttgctGTGTCCTGGAAGTGCTGATAGTCTGAGAATCCATATCCACCTTCACTCTAGAGCCTGCTCTTCACAGGGAGCTCACACGCCATGTTTCTGCTTCCTTTGCCCTGTGCCCACCCTGTCCCACGCATCCCTTCACATGATTGCTACCCACCTGTTCCACTccgagctgctgctgctggtgttccTGTACCCACACTAGGGCCCCCAAGGTTGTACTGACTCATCTCGGGCCTGTtaaatttcccctccctcctccccacctgtGGCCCTCTCCTTTGAGGGCGCCCTTGAGTCTTACCTCCCCTCGGCACTGCTCTGAGAGTCCTCTGGGGAAGGAGTGGAGGGTCTAGTGCTGGGGGACCCCCTGCCCTGGTCGCGATAGATGGCCAGGAGCTCCCTCTTCTGTTGAACATACTCCTCAGCCTTCAGCTTCTGCAGAGTGGCCTGGGGAGGAACTTCCATTACTATGAGCTctcatttattgagcacttgctGTATGCTGGACACTGTACTAATGGCTTTACCAATGGTGTCTTTACTTCTAACACCCCTCTGAGGCACAGGTGTTTACACTTCCTTTCCCACCCAGAAAGAACCAGAAGGCTAGTGACCACCTTAGGAGTATTCTTACAGGAAGGGAGCACAGTGGTGCCAGGATGTGGTGGCAccaagctgcagagctggtgctGGAGGCAACTGGGGAGGACAgaatccctttcctcctctatcACGTGCCTGCTTTTCCTGCCTCTGGGGACGCTCCTTGTCTCTTAGGAAGCTCTCCATGGGATGAGGTGCTGCAAGGGCTCTGAACCATACTGGTCCTTAGGTTGCTCTTTTGGGCACATTCTTCTCCCATCACCTTGGCCTCTATCCTGAAGGTAGGAGGAGCAGGGGCATGCCTGTCCTAGGCTGAGGACTCTTCTGTCCCTTAGATGGGTGTAAAAGCAAAGCTGTCccaagatggaagagaagatgACACATGTCTGTGTTCCTTCTCCGGAGTTTTCATACAGAATAAAGCAGTGGCAGCTGAGAGATGGCTTGTGAAGTACCTCCATATGCATGGGATGCTTTGTCACACACCGTCACCCGACAGTGTGGAAAGCATGGCCATGAGCTCAGTTTACAGCTGCCAAGACTGGCTTTAGATGCAGCTCCTGGCCAAGGAGGCAAATGGAGAGGAGAGCTGGGTGAGGATGCTCTGTAAGTCCTAGTTCAGTGACTGCAAGCTCTCTGCAAAGGCAGGCTTGATGGGCCGGCCATGAGCTACCACAGGAGGATTGTGTAGGGGGAGACAGCAGAGCCTGAGGACACACACACGGGACAGGGTAGGTGGTAGGGGGAGGCTTGGCATGACGGTAGAGGTGGCTGCTATGGGCAGAGTGGGCATCAGTATTCATAGGTGTGGCTAAGAAAATTCTCAAGTGCTTCCAGGCTGGTAAAGAAATGGCCATAGGCTGGGcatgatcccagcatttggatcAGAGTGGATCCACCTGAggcaggtaggtggatctctgagtccgaggccagcctagtctacatggagggttccaggtcagccagaactaTACAGTGAAACCCCATCTCAGAAAGTAagcaagcaggaaggaaggaagggagggagggagggagggagggagggagggagggaggaaggaaggaaggaaggaaggaaggaaggaaggaaggaaggaaggaagaaaggaaggaaggaaggaaggaaagagaaaggaaggcttGTAGCTGGAGTCTTCTATCTCCCTTCCCTGGCATCCCCATCACAGCAGCTGCTAAGGGGCTGCATCTGGCATAGAGTAGGGACCTCAAgggtccccccccccatgtcccAGCCCCATACAATGCTCTGCTCTGACCGATGGAGCCTGGTGGCTCCATATTTGTACTTTCTCGTCAGCTAGGGGAATGTGAGCCAGCAGCCCTGGGGCTCCTAGGCTTCTCCAAAGCTTCTGTAGGAGCGTGGGGGCGGCTGGGTCAGgacaagacatgctggaggaggGTTGGGCAGGCATAGGAAGGTGATATCAAGTGGACAGTTCTAACTGTCCCCGCCCCCCTGGCTTCCCAGTCACTGAACCGGAACAGCGgagagacctggaggcaggaagcgAGCACACCGGGCCAGTCCCCATGTCCCTCTTCCTCAGGCTTCATCTTTCAGCTCAGTGTGAAGTGGGGAAGGGCAGAAGCAAAGGATGGTGATGGGCAGCACGGCCTGTTTGTTGTGGGGAGATGCCCTTTGCCCCACAGGCCCCGAGTGCGAGTtcgggatgggatggggtgggatgccCAGGACAGGGCTGTggtgtggaaggaaagaatgagaag includes the following:
- the Tnfrsf1a gene encoding tumor necrosis factor receptor superfamily member 1A isoform X2, translating into MGLPTVPGPLLSLVLLALLVGIYPSGVTGLVPSLGEREKRDSSCPHGKYAHPLNNSICCYKCHKGTYLVSDCPESGKEPVCKKCDNGTFTASENHIRQCLSCKTCREEMFQVEISPCRADKDTVCGCRKNQFQYYLGEKLFQCNNCSSCFNGTVTIPCKEKQDTVCSCHLGFYRHGNQCVPCSQCKKNHECLKLCPLSSLKPDSNTQDSGTAVLLPLVIFLGLCLLSFIFISLLCRYPRWKPKVYSIICGDSAPVKETEVQGIVTRPLTLAPAPAFSPTPGFSPTPGFSPTPGFSRVSNTPIASSPTYDPSNWLNFRDLSPEGTREVVSNQGADPLLYPSARSGPVPTPVQKGKDCAHPQRPDTADPVTLYTVVDEVPPSRWKEFMRFLGLRDHEIERLELQNGRFRRETQYSMLEAWLQRTPRHEATLDVLVSVLRDDMDLAGCAENILEALGSPASSSAPRLLR
- the Tnfrsf1a gene encoding tumor necrosis factor receptor superfamily member 1A isoform X1, coding for MGLPTVPGPLLSLVLLALLVGIYPSGVTGLVPSLGEREKRDSSCPHGKYAHPLNNSICCYKCHKGTYLVSDCPESGKEPVCKKCDNGTFTASENHIRQCLSCKTCREEMFQVEISPCRADKDTVCGCRKNQFQYYLGEKLFQCNNCSSCFNGTVTIPCKEKQDTVCSCHLGFYRHGNQCVPCSQCKKNHECLKLCPLSSLKPDSNTQDSGTAVLLPLVIFLGLCLLSFIFISLLCRYPRWKPKVYSIICGDSAPVKETEVQGIVTRPLTLAPAPAFSPTPGFSPTPGFSPTPGFSRVSNTPIASSPTYDPSNWLNFRDLSPEGTREVVSNQGADPLLYPSARSGPVPTPVQKGKDCAHPQRPDSEFGFPAAAGASLLEGVRQGGGRDGRAAAGSARSLSPAADPVTLYTVVDEVPPSRWKEFMRFLGLRDHEIERLELQNGRFRRETQYSMLEAWLQRTPRHEATLDVLVSVLRDDMDLAGCAENILEALGSPASSSAPRLLR